The following proteins come from a genomic window of Miscanthus floridulus cultivar M001 chromosome 2, ASM1932011v1, whole genome shotgun sequence:
- the LOC136536556 gene encoding uncharacterized protein produces MQCKSSLGNDGYRDWKHINERLKEHKITVEHITNMNSWNELRTRLGKQETIDKELQQQISKEKERMRWKFLLDHIDGLTVKFLCNTRWESRIKSVVAIRYQAPQLRAALLALSEDRDVEPKDRSDAKNLFEVLGSFEFIFGMVIWHDVLFAVNKVSKKLQSPSMCIESTMQQIPGIMDYFKTYRNDGYASSKVNATEIASEMGVEPSFPVKRRALRKKHFDENNSEEALLEGEKEFKVSYFAVIIDMAVRSLKTRFQELESIWIFNEFSKLEGIGWS; encoded by the exons ATGCAG TGCAAGAGTTCATTGGGGAATGATGGGTATAGAGACTGGAAACATATCAATGAGAGGCTGAAGGAACATAAAATTACTGTTGAGCATATTACCAATATGAACTCATGGAATGAATTGAGAACTAGATTAGGCAAACAAGAGACAATTGATAAAGAGTTACAGCAGCAAATCTCCAAGGAGAAAGAGCGCATGAG ATGGAAATTTTTGCTTGATCATATTGATGGTTTAACTGTGAAATTTTTGTGCAACACACGTTGGGAGAGTCGTATTAAAAGTGTTGTAGCAATTAGATATCAAGCTCCTCAGCTAAGGGCAGCTTTACTTGCATTGAGTGAAGATAGAGATGTAGAACCAAAGGATAGAAGTGATGCAAAGAATTTATTTGAAGTACTTGGCAGCTTTGAATTTATATTTGGCATGGTTATTTGGCATGATGTTTTATTTGCTGTCAATAAAGTAAGCAAGAAGTTGCAGTCACCATCTATGTGCATTGAGTCTACCATGCAGCAGATACCAGGCATAATGGATTACTTTAAAACCTATAGAAATGATGGGTATGCTTCTAGTAAGGTCAATGCAACGGAAATTGCATCTGAAAtgggtgtcgagccatcgttcccAGTAAAGCGACGTGCTCTTAGAAAGAAGCATTTTGATGAAAATAATAGTGAGGAAGCACTCTTAGAAGGTGAGAAGGAATTTAAAGTTAGTTACTTCGCGGTTATAATTGATATGGCAGTCCGTTCATTGAAGACTAGATTTCAAGAATTGGAATCTATTTGGATTTTTAATGAGTTCAGCAAACTTGAAGGCATTGGATGGTCCTGA